The genomic DNA CCAGTGGTGATACCCCAGGGTATTAAACACTTGTATGAACTTTGTCTGCTGCGTACCTTGAAGGGCAGCACGTGCGGGAATAATCTCCCAGCACGCATACCAAAAACACAACTGCTCGATGCCGTCCTGCTGATGTCACCTTTGTACCGCACGATCGGGGTGCGAGGTGCAGCGGCATCTACCCAGAAGGGAAGAGATCGCCATGCTCGATAGTTGTCAGAACGCCCAGGAACGCTGGGGTGGGGTTCACAAGCTGATCGACACCTGGCTCAAGGAGCGGGAGGAGTTGGTTCAGGCTTTCGGTGCCTTGCGCGATGCCAAGCCGGCATTTGCGGACAAAGACAAGAGCCGCGACTTTTGTGCGGTGCTTGTCGATTATGTGTCAGCCTGGCATTTCGAGGTCAGTGAACAACTGGTCACTGAGGCCAAGGCGTTTGGTGACCAGAAAGCGCTGAAGCTGGCTGAAGAGATCAACCCGCGGATCAATGACATTACCCAGATTGCGCTGGCTTTCAATGACCACTGCGAGAAAGGTGATTGCAAGGACACTGAGCGCTTCGCCGATAAGCTCGGCAAGCTCGGCAGCCTGCTGCACGAACGCTTCGAGCTGGAAGACTGCCTGATCGAAGTGTTGCACAACGCGCACAAGGAAGAAGACGCGATCGAGGCCTGATGGTCGACGTCAGCCGCCGACCGCCAGAAGCTCGATTTCGAATACCAGCGGCGTGTAGGGCGCGATCAGGTCTCCCGCGCCCTCGGCACCGTAGGCTTGTGCCGATGGGATCACCAGGCGCCATTTCGCTCCCGTTTTCATGTGTGGCAACGCCACCTGCCACCCTTCGATGACCGAATCCAGGCCGAACCACTGTGGTTGCTGGTTCTGATCGAACACCGTGCCGTCAGGCAACCTGCCTACATAGCGGACCTGCACCTTGCCCTTGGGGCTGGGCTGCGCGCCGATACCACTTTTCAGTTCACTATAGAGCACACCCTCAGGCAGCTCATGCACACCGGCGCGTGCGCGCTCGTTGGCCATGAAGCGCGCCTCGATGGCTTGCAGTTTTTCCACTTCGGCTTGCACGGCGGCGTTGTTCGCCTGTTCTTCATGCTGCTGAAGAATGGCTTGCATGCGAGCCTTGTCGAGTTTGAGGGGCTGGTTCTGATAGGACTGGCGAAGGCCTTCAACCAACGCCTCCAGCTGCAATCCAGGCACCTCCTGGCGCAGTCGCTCCCCAAGGCTGGCGCCCAGGCTGTAGGCCACGTCGTGATCACTGGCAGGAGCCGACTCGGGGGCGGCGAGCGCGATAGGAGCCACCAGGCACAGGCCGATAAAAAGATAACGAGGCATGGTCAACTCCGAGCTCAAGAGCTGCGAAGTATGCCAGCCTTGTTGCTTCGATTTGCGTAAATGTCGGCAACGATTTGCTAAGCAACTACACTTTCACGCAGCTGCAAGACAACAACTTTGCCCAGGCATGCAACGCGGCGCCAACGATACTGTCAACATGCCCTAGCGGCGGTAGCAGCACAAGCATAGTATTAGCCGCAATCTCGTCAGCCAGGAGGTAAACCATGTCGGCCAAGAAGAAGCCAGTAAGTACGCCGTTACACCTGCTCCAGCAACTTTCGGGCAGCTTGCTCGAACACTTGGAAGATGCCTGCTCGCAAGCGCTGGCTGATGCGGAAAAACTGCTGGCGAAGTTGGAAAAGCAGCGTGGAAAGGCCCAGGAAAAACTGCACAACGGTCGCCTGAAGTTGCAGGACGCGGCCAAGGCAGGTAAAGCCAAGGCCCAGGGCAAAGCCCAGAAAGCCATTGGTGAACTTGAGTCGTTGCTCGACTCGCTCAAAGAGCGTCAGACGCAAACCCGTACTTATATCCAGCAACTCAAACGCGATGCCCAAGAAAGCCTGAAGCTGGCCCAGGGTGTAGGCAAGGTGCGCGAGGCTGCTGGCAAGGCACTGGACCAGCGGGCTGTGGCAGCCAAATCGGCTAAGCCGGCCACTGCAAAAGCGCCTGCCAGAGCAGCGGCCAAACCTGCAGCAAGACCGGCCGCCAAAGCTGCCGCAAAAGCGCCTGCCAAGGCCGCCGCTGCCAAGGCGCCGTCGCGGGCTGCTGCTGCCAAACCTGCTGCCGCAAAAGCCCCGGCCAAGGTTGCGGCTAAACCTGCAGCCAAACCAGTCGCTGCCAAAGCGGCTGCTGCCAAGGCGCCATCGCGCGCTGCTGCGGTCAAGCCTGCTGCCACCAAGGCTCCGGCCAAAGTCGCTGCTGCCAAGCCTGCCGCCAAACCAGCCACTTCCAGAGGGGCTGCGGCTAAACCGGCTGCGGCCAAGGCGCCGGCTAAAACCACCGCAGCCAAGCCTGCTGCGAAAGCTGCCGCGAAACCTGCAGCCAAGCCAGCCGCCAAAGCCCCGGCCAAACCTGCGGCAAAACCTGCCGCTGCCAAGCCGGCCGCCAACAAGCCGGCTGAACCCAAACCGGCTACGCCTGCGGTGACCAACTCGGCAGGCCCCGCAATCCCGGCGCCGTCCTCCGCACCGGCAAGCACCTCGCCTCAGACGCCGTCTTCGGCCTCTTGAAGCCCTGTGGCGGCGACTCGCAGCTGAGCCAGCGAGTCGTGGCCACGGACCTGGTCGGGCGCCAGCCTGGCCAGCCAATCGTCTGCGGGCTCAAGCGAGCCCGTGGGCCATTGCCGTGCGCATTCCTCAAGGCGTTGCAGCAAGCGCTTCTCCGCCTGCAGTTCCAAGCCCTTTACTTGCTCACGCAACGCCTCCAGGTGCGGGTCATGCTGCGCGGTAGTCCGCCATTTCTGGCGCAAACTGCGTAGCGGCGTTACCACTTCAGTTTGCCAAGGCTCGGCAATTGCGCGCAAAGCGTCGATTCGCCCGGCTTCTACGGCGACACCTCGGGTTTGCAGCCAGCTCGCGCACAGCAACAGGCACACATCGCCCCCCTCGGCCTGCACGCTCAGGCAAGCCGCTTCAACTCCCGGCCGGGCATACAGGGCCAGGGCGTAATTCCACAGGTCGGTGTACATGATTCCACTTACGCTCCGGGTCGAGGAAGCTGGTAGACTCCGCGACCATCATGATCAGACTATCCAACCTCACTTTACAGCGTGGTCCGCAGCGCTTGCTAGAAGGCGCCGAGATGACCCTGCACGCCGGTCACAAGGCCGGCCTGATCG from Pseudomonas putida includes the following:
- a CDS encoding Rsd/AlgQ family anti-sigma factor; the encoded protein is MLDSCQNAQERWGGVHKLIDTWLKEREELVQAFGALRDAKPAFADKDKSRDFCAVLVDYVSAWHFEVSEQLVTEAKAFGDQKALKLAEEINPRINDITQIALAFNDHCEKGDCKDTERFADKLGKLGSLLHERFELEDCLIEVLHNAHKEEDAIEA
- a CDS encoding AlgP family protein encodes the protein MSAKKKPVSTPLHLLQQLSGSLLEHLEDACSQALADAEKLLAKLEKQRGKAQEKLHNGRLKLQDAAKAGKAKAQGKAQKAIGELESLLDSLKERQTQTRTYIQQLKRDAQESLKLAQGVGKVREAAGKALDQRAVAAKSAKPATAKAPARAAAKPAARPAAKAAAKAPAKAAAAKAPSRAAAAKPAAAKAPAKVAAKPAAKPVAAKAAAAKAPSRAAAVKPAATKAPAKVAAAKPAAKPATSRGAAAKPAAAKAPAKTTAAKPAAKAAAKPAAKPAAKAPAKPAAKPAAAKPAANKPAEPKPATPAVTNSAGPAIPAPSSAPASTSPQTPSSAS
- a CDS encoding TIGR02444 family protein; translation: MYTDLWNYALALYARPGVEAACLSVQAEGGDVCLLLCASWLQTRGVAVEAGRIDALRAIAEPWQTEVVTPLRSLRQKWRTTAQHDPHLEALREQVKGLELQAEKRLLQRLEECARQWPTGSLEPADDWLARLAPDQVRGHDSLAQLRVAATGLQEAEDGV
- a CDS encoding FKBP-type peptidyl-prolyl cis-trans isomerase, with the protein product MPRYLFIGLCLVAPIALAAPESAPASDHDVAYSLGASLGERLRQEVPGLQLEALVEGLRQSYQNQPLKLDKARMQAILQQHEEQANNAAVQAEVEKLQAIEARFMANERARAGVHELPEGVLYSELKSGIGAQPSPKGKVQVRYVGRLPDGTVFDQNQQPQWFGLDSVIEGWQVALPHMKTGAKWRLVIPSAQAYGAEGAGDLIAPYTPLVFEIELLAVGG